A DNA window from Sphingomonas profundi contains the following coding sequences:
- the tsaE gene encoding tRNA (adenosine(37)-N6)-threonylcarbamoyltransferase complex ATPase subunit type 1 TsaE has translation MTIDLPDAAATHAAGAALAPLLRAGDVVALRGDLGAGKTSFARGVLAALGLAEEAPSPSFAIVQAYAPPEVSLPVGHVDLYRIDDPAEAEELGLDDLLTDGALLIEWPERLGAALWPHALLLAFAVTPDGARRLTWDVPAAWETRWPPPHRLPR, from the coding sequence ATGACGATTGACCTGCCCGATGCCGCCGCCACCCACGCCGCCGGCGCGGCGCTGGCGCCGCTGCTGCGGGCGGGCGACGTGGTGGCGCTGCGCGGCGATCTGGGCGCGGGCAAGACCAGCTTCGCGCGCGGCGTGCTGGCGGCGCTGGGGCTGGCCGAGGAGGCGCCGAGCCCCAGCTTCGCGATCGTCCAGGCCTATGCGCCGCCGGAGGTGTCGCTGCCCGTCGGCCATGTCGATCTCTACCGCATCGACGATCCGGCCGAGGCGGAGGAGCTGGGTCTGGACGACCTGCTGACGGACGGCGCGCTGCTGATCGAATGGCCGGAACGGCTGGGCGCGGCGCTCTGGCCGCACGCGCTGCTGCTCGCCTTCGCCGTCACCCCCGATGGCGCGCGCCGCTTGACTTGGGATGTGCCGGCGGCTTGGGAGACGCGATGGCCGCCTCCGCACCGCCTTCCGCGATGA
- a CDS encoding sensor histidine kinase yields the protein MALWLVAAVLATVAGVRRAAAARRAIAGQRELDELLAHGPAVPVRVDGEGRLRAHPRLGDWLGLTAAPATLADLAGAGGETGLLAADHAALLQDIAAAQRSGAAFARPVRAHGSARVMMVRGRPAARPGEIVLWFFDATDSQAEIERLGEEGARLGNAIEGLSAVIEAAPFPMWYRGPDLRLALVNGAYVLAVEGEDAADVVARGLELVEGGGGKGPLAAAAAVRESGRIATRTAPATIGGTRRTIRIVDVPIGETGVAGYAIDVEELENARADLVRFARAQRDMLDLLSAGVAQFGPDRSLVFSNQPFARLFALRPEWLADRPEFDRVLERMREGGHLPESRDFPGWKAERRRWFNVAEESIEENWLLPDGAHLRVLAQPLPDGGLLLIFEDRTEQVQLASARDTLVRVRTATFDNLFEAVGVFAADGRLNLWNSRFRDAWALTEQELAQHPRVDALVEAAAKRLANPARASLIRELVRIATTERQQRSGRVSFVDGRDFDFAAVPLPDGNALFTMLDVTDSRRIERALRDRNEALEETDRLKNAFVANMSYELRTPLTSIGGFAEMLAGGYAGPLGETAGEYVGAILESVARLGALIDDVLDLTQVEAGSLPMARQPVDLHALCREAAADIADTARARRLDLVTRIDRSVGAVEGDGRRLRQAVDHLLKNAITYTQTGGRVLFHVEGDRQTAQIVVSDNGPGIGAEMRDRIFAGFERASARSRDGQTAGGLGLRLTRQFVEAHGGTLALTSEPGEGTTLIIRLPRVR from the coding sequence ATGGCGCTGTGGCTGGTTGCCGCCGTGCTGGCGACCGTGGCCGGCGTGCGCCGCGCGGCCGCCGCGCGGCGGGCGATCGCGGGCCAGCGCGAGCTTGACGAGCTGCTGGCCCACGGCCCGGCCGTGCCGGTGCGCGTCGACGGCGAGGGGCGGCTGCGCGCCCATCCGCGGCTGGGCGACTGGCTGGGGCTGACCGCGGCGCCCGCCACGCTCGCCGATCTCGCCGGGGCGGGCGGCGAGACCGGGCTCCTCGCGGCGGACCACGCCGCGCTGCTGCAGGACATCGCCGCCGCCCAGCGATCCGGCGCGGCCTTCGCGCGGCCGGTGCGGGCGCACGGCTCGGCCAGGGTGATGATGGTGCGCGGCCGGCCGGCGGCGCGGCCGGGCGAGATCGTCCTCTGGTTCTTCGACGCGACCGACAGCCAGGCCGAGATCGAGCGGCTGGGCGAGGAAGGCGCGCGGCTGGGCAACGCCATCGAGGGACTCTCCGCCGTGATCGAGGCGGCGCCCTTCCCGATGTGGTATCGCGGGCCGGACCTGCGCCTCGCGCTGGTGAACGGCGCCTATGTGCTGGCCGTGGAGGGCGAGGATGCGGCCGACGTGGTGGCGCGCGGGCTGGAACTGGTGGAGGGCGGCGGCGGCAAGGGGCCGCTCGCCGCCGCCGCCGCCGTGCGCGAGAGCGGGCGCATCGCCACCCGCACCGCGCCCGCCACGATCGGCGGCACCCGCCGCACGATCCGCATCGTCGACGTGCCGATCGGCGAGACGGGCGTCGCCGGCTATGCGATCGACGTGGAGGAGCTGGAGAATGCCCGCGCCGACCTGGTCCGCTTCGCCCGCGCCCAGCGCGACATGCTCGACCTGCTCTCCGCCGGGGTGGCGCAGTTCGGGCCGGATCGGTCGCTCGTCTTCTCCAACCAGCCTTTCGCCCGCCTGTTCGCGCTGCGGCCCGAGTGGCTGGCCGACCGCCCCGAATTCGATCGCGTGCTGGAACGGATGCGCGAGGGCGGCCACCTGCCCGAGAGCCGCGACTTCCCCGGCTGGAAGGCGGAGCGGCGGCGCTGGTTCAACGTGGCCGAGGAATCGATCGAGGAGAATTGGCTGCTGCCCGACGGCGCGCACCTGCGGGTGCTGGCGCAACCGCTGCCCGATGGCGGCCTGCTGCTGATCTTCGAGGATCGCACCGAGCAGGTGCAGCTTGCCTCCGCCCGCGACACGCTGGTGCGCGTGCGCACCGCCACGTTCGACAATCTGTTCGAGGCGGTCGGCGTGTTCGCCGCCGACGGCCGCCTGAACCTGTGGAACAGCCGCTTCCGGGATGCCTGGGCGCTGACCGAGCAGGAGTTGGCGCAGCACCCCCGCGTCGACGCGCTGGTGGAGGCGGCGGCCAAGCGCCTCGCCAACCCGGCCCGCGCCAGCCTGATCCGCGAGCTGGTGCGCATCGCGACGACCGAGCGGCAGCAGCGATCCGGCCGGGTCTCGTTCGTCGACGGGCGCGACTTCGATTTCGCGGCAGTGCCGCTGCCGGACGGGAACGCGCTGTTCACGATGCTGGACGTCACCGACAGCCGCCGCATCGAGCGCGCGCTGCGCGACCGCAACGAGGCGCTTGAGGAGACGGACCGGCTGAAGAACGCCTTCGTCGCCAACATGAGCTACGAGCTGCGCACGCCGCTCACCTCGATCGGCGGCTTCGCCGAGATGCTGGCCGGCGGCTATGCCGGGCCGCTGGGCGAGACGGCGGGCGAATATGTCGGCGCGATCCTGGAGTCGGTCGCCCGGCTGGGCGCGCTGATCGACGACGTGCTCGATCTGACGCAGGTGGAGGCGGGCAGCCTGCCCATGGCGCGCCAGCCGGTTGACCTCCACGCGCTGTGCCGCGAGGCGGCGGCCGACATCGCCGACACGGCGCGGGCGCGCCGGCTGGATCTGGTGACGCGGATCGACCGTTCGGTCGGCGCCGTGGAGGGGGACGGGCGGCGGCTGCGCCAGGCGGTGGACCATCTGCTGAAGAACGCGATCACCTATACCCAGACGGGCGGGCGCGTGCTGTTCCACGTCGAGGGCGACCGGCAGACGGCGCAGATCGTCGTCTCCGACAACGGGCCCGGCATCGGCGCGGAGATGCGCGACCGCATCTTCGCCGGCTTCGAGCGCGCCAGCGCCCGATCGCGCGACGGCCAGACCGCCGGCGGGCTGGGCCTGCGGCTGACCCGCCAGTTCGTCGAGGCGCATGGCGGCACGCTGGCGCTCACCTCCGAACCCGGGGAGGGCACCACCCTGATCATCCGCCTGCCGCGGGTGCGCTAG
- a CDS encoding WcbI family polysaccharide biosynthesis putative acetyltransferase — protein sequence MERWLLLSNCQTFGLANSFSLLNSKLHVDSADIWTFKVDAERYNREMADYDRVIVHPDIIMAPEFDASRAVNINHLPSIDFGAYHPDFGYFWIDGTFVNSPMTAYHSVIAVAAYNEGLSLADTRRLYNGRMYEACGYHRDWAPQRDALLRRYKDHGVDLAASFQHWGRGRAFMYSVNHPRIEELYQVARAFVLALGLPITETDIVPADNLIAGPCLPVYDEVGEMLGVRGSYLFKAVGRYAYVGLDTFLDESFAIFAGHGRHVIQPHPHYQPRYDQVLSVIRGQA from the coding sequence ATGGAGCGTTGGCTGCTGCTGTCCAACTGCCAGACGTTCGGTCTTGCGAACAGCTTCTCGCTGCTGAACAGCAAGCTCCACGTCGACTCGGCCGATATCTGGACGTTCAAGGTCGATGCGGAGCGCTACAATCGCGAGATGGCCGATTATGATCGCGTGATCGTCCACCCCGATATCATCATGGCGCCGGAGTTCGACGCAAGCCGGGCGGTGAACATCAACCATCTCCCCTCGATCGATTTCGGCGCCTACCATCCCGACTTCGGATATTTCTGGATCGACGGCACCTTCGTCAACAGCCCGATGACGGCCTACCACTCGGTGATCGCCGTCGCCGCCTATAATGAGGGGCTGTCGCTGGCCGATACCCGCCGCCTCTACAACGGCCGCATGTACGAGGCGTGCGGCTATCATCGCGACTGGGCGCCGCAGCGGGATGCGCTGCTGCGCCGCTACAAGGATCATGGCGTCGATCTGGCCGCCAGCTTCCAGCACTGGGGCCGTGGCCGCGCCTTCATGTACAGCGTCAACCATCCCCGCATCGAGGAGCTGTACCAGGTCGCCCGCGCCTTCGTGCTCGCGCTCGGCCTGCCGATCACCGAGACCGACATCGTGCCCGCCGACAATCTGATCGCCGGCCCCTGCCTGCCGGTCTACGACGAGGTGGGCGAGATGCTGGGCGTGCGCGGCTCCTATCTGTTCAAGGCGGTCGGCCGGTACGCCTATGTCGGGCTGGACACCTTCCTGGACGAGAGCTTCGCCATCTTCGCCGGGCACGGCCGGCACGTGATCCAGCCGCACCCGCACTACCAGCCGC